A genomic window from Ilyobacter polytropus DSM 2926 includes:
- a CDS encoding M20 metallopeptidase family protein, whose product MDLKDLGNQIKTYRRELHQIPELGLEEYKTCAYIGEKLKEFGLHPFTIAKTGVYVYIDAGSDETYAFRADMDALEAEEENDVEYSSKHPGKMHACGHDGHMAMLLGLAKVLSKTENIKKNILLIFQPAEEGPGGAKIITESGIFEKYNVKGIFGIHLFPTLDEGIIASKAGPFMAQSGEIDVIIKGEGGHGGMPHNAIDSILVASKFLSSCQSIISRSISPLETAVISFGKIRGGSARNIVAEKTHIEGTVRTFSKETFGIIKKRILQISKGLEESFDVEIDVNLEPYYPPVINDKALYKKVAEKVHIEETDPVMLAEDFSYYQEKIPGVFYFLGSRNRELGFDYPLHSCSFNFDEKILLKGIEHYINILTALEAI is encoded by the coding sequence ATGGATTTAAAAGATTTGGGAAACCAGATAAAGACCTATAGACGAGAGCTTCACCAGATACCTGAGCTTGGGTTAGAGGAGTATAAAACCTGTGCTTATATAGGGGAAAAATTAAAAGAGTTTGGGCTGCATCCTTTCACCATCGCCAAAACTGGTGTCTATGTCTACATCGATGCCGGTTCAGATGAAACATACGCCTTCAGGGCAGATATGGATGCCCTAGAAGCAGAAGAGGAGAACGATGTAGAGTATTCATCAAAACATCCTGGTAAAATGCATGCCTGCGGTCATGACGGTCATATGGCCATGCTTTTAGGACTGGCCAAAGTCTTGTCAAAAACTGAAAATATCAAGAAAAACATTCTTTTGATCTTCCAGCCTGCTGAAGAGGGGCCCGGAGGAGCCAAGATAATAACTGAAAGTGGAATATTTGAAAAATATAACGTAAAGGGAATATTTGGTATCCACCTCTTCCCTACATTAGACGAAGGAATCATCGCTTCTAAGGCAGGTCCTTTTATGGCTCAGTCTGGGGAAATAGATGTAATAATTAAAGGAGAAGGCGGTCACGGTGGTATGCCTCATAACGCCATCGACTCAATCCTTGTGGCTTCTAAATTTTTATCATCTTGTCAGTCAATTATCTCAAGGAGTATATCTCCTCTTGAGACTGCCGTTATCTCCTTTGGTAAGATAAGGGGGGGAAGTGCTAGAAATATCGTGGCTGAAAAAACACATATAGAGGGTACAGTGAGAACCTTTTCAAAGGAGACCTTTGGAATAATCAAGAAAAGAATCCTTCAGATTTCAAAGGGATTAGAGGAATCTTTTGACGTGGAGATTGATGTCAATCTAGAACCTTACTATCCGCCGGTAATAAACGACAAGGCTCTCTACAAAAAGGTAGCAGAAAAGGTTCACATAGAAGAAACCGATCCTGTTATGCTTGCAGAGGACTTCTCCTACTATCAGGAAAAAATACCAGGGGTATTTTATTTCCTAGGAAGTAGAAACAGAGAGCTTGGATTTGACTATCCTCTCCACAGCTGCAGCTTCAACTTTGATGAAAAGATTCTTTTAAAGGGTATTGAGCATTATATAAATATACTCACAGCTTTAGAGGCTATATAA
- a CDS encoding patatin-like phospholipase family protein yields MKNTALVLEGGGMRGIFTSGVLDAFIEKGIDIPYIIGVSMGAYNGVSYITGQKERTFKMFMDYIYDPRLLDYKRIFKGDSLLNSDFLINFMGKNKYPVDYDKFFESTKKFICVSTNCNTGKPAYFEKNGYPQKYFNRILKSSCSYPFLTDTVKIGGEEYLDGGIADAIPIKKALDDGNKKLIVILCHPKGYEDEPSWYLNISKLWYHSHPKVAEALKKRYIAYNGTLYFLDLLEKENIAFVIRPESMPLSVIEQDKVKLRLFYKAGYNKGIEECERLEKFLKTPSLI; encoded by the coding sequence ATGAAAAATACAGCCCTTGTCTTAGAAGGCGGAGGGATGAGAGGAATATTCACCAGTGGGGTTTTGGATGCTTTCATAGAAAAAGGAATTGATATTCCCTATATTATAGGGGTTTCCATGGGAGCATACAACGGTGTTTCATATATTACCGGACAAAAAGAAAGAACCTTTAAGATGTTCATGGACTATATCTACGACCCAAGACTCCTTGACTATAAGAGAATTTTCAAGGGTGATTCCCTTTTAAACTCTGACTTCCTTATAAACTTCATGGGAAAAAACAAGTACCCAGTGGATTATGACAAATTTTTTGAAAGTACAAAAAAATTTATCTGTGTCAGCACAAATTGCAACACTGGTAAACCTGCATATTTTGAAAAGAATGGATATCCTCAAAAATACTTTAACCGAATATTAAAGTCATCATGCTCTTATCCCTTCCTCACAGACACTGTGAAAATAGGAGGTGAAGAGTATCTAGACGGAGGTATAGCCGATGCAATTCCTATAAAAAAAGCCTTAGACGACGGCAACAAAAAACTTATTGTCATACTCTGTCACCCAAAAGGATACGAAGATGAACCCAGCTGGTATCTCAACATATCCAAGCTCTGGTACCATTCCCATCCAAAGGTGGCCGAGGCCCTGAAAAAAAGATATATAGCCTATAACGGCACCCTTTACTTTCTCGATCTTTTGGAAAAAGAAAATATAGCTTTTGTTATAAGGCCGGAAAGCATGCCCTTATCTGTAATTGAGCAGGACAAGGTAAAATTGAGACTTTTTTATAAAGCAGGTTATAATAAGGGTATAGAGGAATGTGAAAGATTAGAAAAATTTTTAAAAACCCCCTCATTGATCTGA
- a CDS encoding aminotransferase class V-fold PLP-dependent enzyme: MSYFDNAATSYPKPDEVYSVLIETMRNKGGNPGRGSHRMAIEAFRAVYETRVKLAKLFNIDDPLRIAFTQNATMSLNFAIKGVLEKGDHVITTSLEHNSVLRPLFSMEEQKKIDLTIVEADYQGLISLDDIEKSIQENTKAIVITHASNLTGTIIPIEKIGEIAKKHGILLIVDASQSAGILEIDVNKMNIDILCFTGHKSLFGPQGTGGIYLRKGVEIKPLMEGGSGSHSKLKRQPQEMPDLLECGTLNAPGIAALGAGVDFILKTGMENIRKHEDEITEVFIKGVKGIEGVRVYGPETGKRTPVVALNIGDIDPAELSAILDEEYDIAVRPGMHCAPLAHKSIGTYETGAVRFSFGYFNTSKEITEAITAVKEISDFYRDK, from the coding sequence ATGTCTTATTTTGATAATGCAGCCACTAGTTACCCCAAACCTGATGAGGTGTACAGTGTCTTAATAGAAACTATGAGAAATAAAGGCGGGAATCCAGGAAGGGGAAGCCACAGGATGGCTATAGAGGCCTTTAGGGCAGTCTATGAAACAAGGGTAAAGCTGGCAAAACTCTTTAATATAGATGATCCACTTAGAATAGCCTTTACACAAAACGCAACTATGAGTCTGAATTTTGCAATAAAGGGAGTCCTTGAAAAGGGTGATCACGTGATAACCACTTCCTTAGAGCACAATTCTGTACTAAGACCTCTATTCTCAATGGAAGAACAGAAAAAAATAGATCTAACAATAGTAGAGGCAGATTACCAGGGACTAATATCCCTTGATGATATAGAAAAATCCATCCAGGAAAATACAAAGGCCATAGTTATAACCCATGCTTCAAACTTGACAGGAACCATAATTCCCATAGAAAAAATAGGAGAAATAGCAAAAAAACACGGAATTCTCCTTATAGTGGATGCCTCCCAGAGTGCTGGGATCTTAGAAATAGATGTAAATAAGATGAATATAGATATTCTGTGTTTCACAGGGCATAAGTCACTTTTTGGACCTCAGGGAACAGGGGGTATATACCTTAGAAAAGGCGTAGAGATAAAGCCACTTATGGAAGGGGGCTCTGGGAGTCATTCGAAACTCAAGAGACAGCCTCAAGAGATGCCTGACCTTTTGGAATGCGGGACATTAAATGCTCCTGGAATTGCAGCCCTCGGAGCAGGAGTGGACTTTATACTGAAAACAGGGATGGAAAATATAAGAAAACATGAGGATGAGATCACTGAGGTCTTTATAAAAGGAGTGAAAGGTATAGAGGGAGTCAGGGTATACGGACCGGAAACAGGAAAAAGGACACCTGTGGTTGCTCTCAATATAGGGGATATAGATCCGGCAGAATTAAGTGCCATATTAGACGAAGAATATGACATAGCTGTGAGGCCTGGAATGCACTGTGCCCCCCTTGCACACAAATCTATAGGAACATATGAAACTGGGGCCGTGAGGTTTTCTTTTGGATATTTCAACACGTCAAAAGAAATAACAGAGGCAATAACAGCTGTAAAAGAGATATCAGATTTTTACAGAGACAAATAA
- a CDS encoding CoA-disulfide reductase, whose translation MKIIIIGGVAAGMSAASKAKRTLKDAEITVYEKTDVISWGACGLPYYIGGFFQSTNNMMARSIEKFRESGIDVQIKHEVLSVDHINKKIKIKKLVNGEIFEDSYDKLMIATGASAIIPPIKNVKLENVFTLKEFQDGVDLKDAVSREENKNIVIIGAGYIGIEAIEAMHHLGKNVRVIQLDNRVLPESFDKEITDIMENEILSYQNISLHLGETVKELKGEKQVKAVITDKGIYEADIIIIATGIRPNTAFIKETGIEMLKNGAIIIDKQGRSSIEDIYSAGDCATVPHRVKNENVYIPLATTANKIGRVVGENLAGKNSSFFGTLGSAAVKVLNLEAGRTGISETDAKNMNINYGVVFIKDKNQTNYYPGQENIYIKLIYEKDSKVILGGQIVGKKGAVLRIDVIAAAIHNKMTTEDLGMLDLCYAPPFARTWDALNIAGNAAK comes from the coding sequence ATGAAAATTATAATTATAGGAGGAGTGGCTGCAGGTATGAGTGCCGCTTCCAAAGCCAAAAGAACACTTAAAGATGCTGAAATTACCGTATATGAAAAAACTGACGTTATTTCATGGGGTGCCTGCGGACTTCCCTATTATATAGGGGGATTTTTCCAAAGCACCAACAATATGATGGCTAGATCCATAGAAAAATTCAGAGAATCAGGAATTGATGTGCAAATAAAACACGAGGTCTTATCAGTAGACCACATCAATAAAAAAATTAAAATTAAAAAGCTGGTAAATGGTGAAATTTTTGAAGATTCTTATGATAAGCTTATGATCGCTACAGGGGCCAGTGCTATAATACCACCTATCAAAAATGTAAAACTTGAAAATGTATTCACACTGAAAGAGTTTCAGGACGGGGTGGACCTAAAGGATGCTGTCTCTAGGGAGGAAAATAAGAATATTGTGATAATAGGTGCTGGTTATATAGGTATAGAGGCTATAGAGGCTATGCACCATCTCGGCAAAAATGTCAGAGTTATTCAGCTGGATAACAGGGTGCTTCCTGAGAGTTTTGATAAAGAGATCACCGATATTATGGAGAATGAGATTCTTTCTTATCAAAATATCAGCCTTCACCTTGGTGAAACTGTAAAAGAGTTAAAGGGAGAAAAACAAGTAAAAGCTGTCATAACCGATAAAGGAATCTATGAGGCAGACATAATAATCATCGCAACTGGTATAAGACCGAATACAGCTTTTATAAAAGAAACCGGGATAGAAATGCTAAAAAACGGTGCCATTATCATCGACAAACAGGGAAGATCAAGCATTGAAGATATCTATTCTGCCGGAGACTGTGCCACAGTACCCCACAGGGTAAAAAATGAAAATGTCTACATCCCCCTTGCAACTACTGCAAATAAAATCGGAAGAGTGGTAGGAGAAAATCTTGCTGGAAAAAACAGTAGTTTCTTTGGAACTCTAGGATCTGCAGCTGTAAAAGTCCTGAACTTAGAGGCAGGAAGAACTGGAATATCCGAAACTGATGCCAAGAATATGAATATAAACTACGGTGTTGTATTTATAAAGGATAAAAATCAGACTAATTATTATCCAGGACAGGAAAATATATATATTAAGTTGATATATGAAAAAGATTCTAAAGTAATCCTGGGAGGACAGATAGTTGGAAAAAAAGGAGCGGTCCTTCGTATAGATGTCATTGCTGCCGCTATACATAATAAAATGACCACAGAGGATCTAGGTATGCTTGATCTATGCTATGCACCACCTTTCGCAAGAACCTGGGATGCCCTTAATATTGCAGGGAATGCAGCCAAGTAA
- a CDS encoding chorismate synthase produces MLFGERFRINITENFDGVDLVVSGVPGGIDITAVDFGKDLARREMEGVTLDPEEEIDVVSGIIDEKTTGEDIKFEYKKGDIFSAVILAGVLAKKLVKGSIEGKTIDIGGISTNEKNSEYIKIGIQKMIMTKDSFGGTVECSLPAEVDMNLIKADLSKLLFSTVLEIEAIQFGMGIKSTKVTALTAQSYPNRVQVTFSPNKELKYPCIAAVMDVFIEAASAIVIAEKSIN; encoded by the coding sequence ATGTTGTTTGGAGAGAGATTCAGAATAAACATAACGGAAAATTTCGATGGGGTAGATCTAGTCGTTTCTGGAGTTCCTGGTGGGATAGATATCACTGCCGTGGACTTTGGCAAAGACCTAGCCAGAAGAGAGATGGAAGGAGTCACACTAGACCCTGAGGAAGAGATAGATGTGGTTTCAGGGATAATAGATGAAAAAACCACAGGTGAGGATATCAAGTTTGAATACAAAAAGGGTGATATATTCTCTGCAGTAATTTTAGCCGGAGTACTTGCAAAGAAGTTAGTTAAGGGGAGTATAGAAGGAAAAACCATTGATATAGGCGGTATAAGCACCAATGAAAAGAACAGTGAGTATATAAAAATAGGAATTCAAAAAATGATAATGACCAAAGATTCTTTTGGAGGAACTGTAGAATGTTCTCTTCCTGCAGAAGTGGATATGAACCTCATAAAGGCAGATCTTTCCAAACTCCTTTTTTCAACTGTTTTAGAAATAGAGGCTATTCAATTTGGCATGGGAATAAAATCTACCAAGGTGACAGCTCTGACTGCACAATCATATCCAAACCGTGTTCAGGTTACTTTTTCTCCCAATAAAGAGCTGAAATATCCATGTATTGCAGCGGTAATGGACGTATTTATTGAAGCCGCATCGGCAATTGTAATAGCTGAGAAGTCAATAAATTAG
- a CDS encoding class I SAM-dependent methyltransferase: MIYKKVITGSTSRLTMVDHTETYGRHHLDKFMQYINVDKCIDIGCGGGADLSIVKKYHNSAKLYGIDFGLWNNTKLQSLGVEPIALDIEKDKLPFEDDSIDIVIANQVFEHTKEIFWINHEIFRCLKRDGFLFLGVPNVLSLHNRILMLFGFHPTCNKSTSAHIRVFSKRDVKSFYKNIGNEFCTVEKIYGAQFYPFPKSIARLLANIFPNLAVSSFYVIRKKHQYKGEFLEWPKHASLETNYFIGSY; the protein is encoded by the coding sequence GTGATTTATAAAAAAGTTATTACAGGTTCAACAAGTCGATTGACCATGGTTGACCATACTGAAACATATGGGAGACATCACCTTGATAAATTTATGCAATATATTAACGTTGATAAGTGTATCGATATTGGATGTGGAGGCGGAGCAGACCTTTCTATTGTTAAAAAATATCACAATAGTGCCAAACTTTATGGGATTGACTTTGGGCTTTGGAATAATACCAAGTTACAATCACTAGGAGTTGAACCAATAGCATTGGATATTGAGAAAGATAAATTACCATTTGAAGATGATTCAATTGATATAGTCATTGCTAATCAAGTATTTGAGCATACAAAAGAAATCTTTTGGATAAATCATGAAATATTTAGATGCTTAAAGCGGGATGGTTTCTTGTTTCTTGGAGTACCAAATGTTTTATCATTACACAATCGGATACTAATGTTATTTGGTTTTCATCCAACATGTAATAAGTCTACTTCTGCACATATAAGAGTTTTTTCAAAAAGAGATGTGAAATCTTTTTATAAAAATATTGGAAATGAATTCTGTACTGTTGAAAAAATATATGGGGCACAATTCTATCCGTTTCCTAAATCTATTGCTAGATTACTTGCTAATATTTTTCCAAACTTAGCGGTTAGTTCATTTTATGTGATAAGAAAAAAACATCAATATAAAGGAGAATTCCTTGAGTGGCCTAAACATGCATCTCTTGAAACGAATTATTTCATAGGAAGTTATTAA
- a CDS encoding glycosyltransferase family 4 protein — MKIAIDCRMYSQSGIGTYLREILPYILKEKYEFLLIGDMYKIGHLEYENIEILHCKIPIFSVKEAIGFPVKKINECDKFYTPNYNIPWGIKIPIFSTIHDVVFLDMPEIINSYIGFKIRKLFLKRAVKISEVIFTVSNFSKSRIEKYFGIEKKKNVTGNGISNHIIEHKHQIYDKNYNEDYIIFVGNFKKNKGLKILLDAFEIAKKNGYNKKLIIVGSLENFRTKDDVILNYIKKFSRGDVIFTGYVNDEKLREMISNAFALVQPSLYEGFGIPPLEALFLGTEAIVSDIEVFKEVYSDLPVRYFKTEDSKNLAEVLIKLKRESRDLYEMREFILRKFSYEKIAQIIINDLGKH, encoded by the coding sequence ATGAAGATAGCAATAGATTGTAGGATGTATAGTCAATCGGGGATAGGAACTTATTTAAGAGAAATACTGCCTTATATTTTAAAAGAAAAATATGAATTTTTATTAATAGGTGACATGTATAAAATTGGTCATTTAGAATATGAAAATATAGAGATACTCCACTGCAAAATACCGATTTTTTCTGTTAAAGAAGCTATCGGATTTCCAGTTAAAAAAATAAATGAGTGTGATAAATTCTATACTCCTAACTACAATATTCCCTGGGGTATAAAAATCCCTATATTTTCAACAATTCATGACGTAGTTTTTTTAGATATGCCTGAGATAATAAATAGTTATATAGGTTTTAAAATCAGAAAATTATTTTTGAAAAGAGCTGTTAAAATATCTGAAGTAATTTTTACAGTGTCAAATTTTTCTAAAAGTCGTATAGAAAAATATTTTGGTATAGAAAAGAAAAAAAATGTGACTGGAAATGGTATATCAAATCATATTATAGAACATAAGCATCAAATCTATGATAAGAATTATAACGAAGATTACATAATTTTTGTTGGAAACTTCAAAAAAAATAAAGGCTTAAAAATTTTATTAGATGCTTTTGAAATAGCCAAAAAAAATGGATACAATAAAAAGTTAATTATAGTTGGAAGTTTAGAAAATTTTAGAACCAAAGATGATGTCATATTAAATTATATTAAAAAATTTAGTAGAGGTGATGTCATATTTACAGGGTATGTTAATGATGAAAAATTAAGAGAGATGATTTCAAATGCTTTTGCTTTAGTACAACCTTCTCTCTATGAGGGGTTTGGAATTCCGCCATTGGAAGCCTTGTTTTTAGGGACAGAAGCCATTGTATCAGATATTGAAGTTTTTAAGGAAGTTTATTCAGATTTACCTGTAAGGTATTTTAAAACAGAAGATTCTAAAAATTTAGCTGAAGTGCTTATCAAATTAAAACGGGAATCAAGAGATCTATATGAGATGAGGGAGTTTATACTAAGAAAATTTTCATATGAAAAAATAGCTCAAATAATAATAAATGATTTAGGTAAACACTAA
- a CDS encoding glycosyltransferase family 2 protein translates to MGNKLLISVITVCYNSEKTIRDTIESVLNQTYSNIEYILIDGNSIDNTVDTIKLYENKFKEQNITYNWISEDDKGISDAFNKGAKLANGDYVIFLNSGDYFYEKNILKDLFQNCKEDFDIVTGKVKIIGKNKQMPKNVKTSMMKGMPAHQATFISKGIYKKIKYDLTYKIRMDYDYFLNVLRNKTNLKIKFIEKKVSFYGIDGISSNNYFNFHKEGFKISKKYNVKYNYSHLFKDTIKFILGFN, encoded by the coding sequence ATGGGAAATAAGCTATTAATTAGTGTTATAACCGTTTGTTACAATAGTGAAAAAACAATAAGAGATACAATAGAGTCAGTGCTTAATCAGACTTATAGCAATATCGAGTATATTTTGATTGATGGAAACTCAATAGATAATACAGTAGATACAATAAAATTATATGAAAATAAATTTAAAGAACAAAATATCACTTATAATTGGATAAGTGAAGATGATAAAGGGATATCAGATGCTTTTAATAAAGGTGCTAAATTAGCCAACGGAGACTATGTTATTTTTTTAAATTCTGGAGATTATTTTTATGAGAAAAATATATTAAAAGATTTATTTCAGAATTGCAAAGAGGACTTTGATATTGTTACAGGGAAAGTTAAAATAATAGGTAAAAATAAGCAGATGCCTAAAAATGTAAAGACATCAATGATGAAAGGTATGCCTGCTCACCAGGCAACATTTATTTCAAAAGGCATATATAAAAAAATAAAATATGATTTAACTTATAAAATAAGAATGGATTACGATTATTTTTTAAATGTTTTAAGAAATAAAACAAATTTAAAGATTAAATTTATTGAAAAAAAAGTCTCTTTTTATGGGATTGATGGGATATCGAGTAATAATTATTTTAATTTTCATAAAGAAGGCTTTAAAATTTCTAAAAAATATAATGTTAAGTATAATTATTCTCATTTATTTAAAGATACAATTAAGTTTATTTTGGGGTTTAATTAA
- a CDS encoding glycosyltransferase: MKIVHINTSDMNGGAAIAAHRLHLSMLKQGIDSKMLVLTKSSDELNIKPAIDGDFEKHIFSKIRIIREKLIFNKYKNRENPIMFSSGKYGIDISQHPYIKEADIILLHWINGGYLSLESIAKLGKLGKKTRWTLHDMWAFTGGCHYANDCKNYEKKCGNCSILKTNKEKDITRKIWKKKEKIFKELDIEIITCSNWLGECAKNSSLLKNKKIIVQANVLDTNIFKSLDKEFCKKVLNLDNEKQYICFGAINSTGDLRKGWKYLNEALILLDKENPKLKEKVELLVFGASHGNDIEKLPFKTKFLGRVYDESTLALIYNSARIFVAPSLEDNFPNTVNESIHCGIPTISFNVGGLPDMISHKENGYLAKYKDVKDLIEGIKWGLERKKI, from the coding sequence ATGAAAATAGTGCATATAAATACATCAGATATGAATGGAGGAGCAGCTATTGCTGCTCATAGATTACACCTGTCGATGTTAAAACAAGGAATAGACTCAAAAATGCTTGTTTTAACTAAAAGTAGTGATGAATTAAATATTAAACCTGCAATTGATGGAGATTTTGAAAAACATATTTTTTCTAAAATAAGAATAATCCGAGAGAAATTAATATTTAATAAATATAAAAATAGAGAAAATCCAATAATGTTTTCAAGTGGAAAGTATGGGATTGATATATCACAACATCCATATATTAAAGAAGCTGATATAATTCTTTTACATTGGATAAATGGTGGATATCTTTCTTTAGAAAGTATAGCAAAACTTGGGAAATTAGGGAAAAAAACAAGATGGACTTTACATGATATGTGGGCTTTTACAGGTGGTTGTCACTATGCAAATGATTGTAAAAATTATGAAAAAAAATGTGGAAATTGCTCAATTTTAAAAACAAATAAAGAAAAAGATATAACTAGAAAAATATGGAAGAAAAAGGAAAAAATATTTAAAGAGTTAGATATAGAGATTATAACTTGTAGTAATTGGTTAGGAGAATGTGCTAAAAATAGTAGTTTATTGAAAAATAAAAAAATAATAGTTCAAGCTAATGTATTAGATACAAACATTTTTAAATCTTTAGATAAAGAATTTTGTAAAAAAGTTTTAAATTTAGATAATGAAAAACAATATATTTGTTTTGGCGCTATTAATTCAACAGGAGATCTGAGAAAAGGATGGAAGTATTTAAATGAAGCCTTAATTTTATTAGATAAAGAAAATCCAAAATTAAAAGAAAAAGTTGAACTATTAGTTTTTGGAGCAAGTCATGGAAATGATATTGAAAAATTACCATTTAAAACAAAATTTTTAGGTAGAGTTTATGATGAAAGTACTTTAGCTTTGATTTATAATTCCGCTCGTATATTTGTCGCTCCATCATTAGAAGATAATTTCCCAAATACAGTGAATGAAAGTATACATTGTGGAATCCCAACGATATCTTTTAATGTAGGAGGGTTACCAGATATGATAAGTCATAAAGAAAATGGATATTTGGCTAAATATAAGGATGTAAAAGATTTAATAGAAGGGATTAAATGGGGATTGGAAAGAAAGAAAATATAA
- a CDS encoding glycosyltransferase, with the protein MKNNKLLAPIVLFVYNRVDHTKQTIEALKKNRLAEESELFIFSDAPKNEKSMEAVKEVREYIKTINGFKNIVIKKASKNKGLANSVVAGVSEIVNKYEKVIVLEDDLITSPYFLEYMNNALKIYKNQDDIFVISGYSNISVPKEYKNEVYLAHISTSWGWAIWKDRWFSIVWEQNFYREILENKAKIKKYEKLIGNSRTSILKAQLKNKVDSWAIKKLYSQLEQGKMTLFPVKTMVRNIGMDGSGVHCGINKEFDKESELNYKFVKLNKEIKLERRIEKIIYEKNNITFIKKVLRKVKSKLWWK; encoded by the coding sequence ATGAAAAACAATAAATTACTAGCACCTATAGTATTATTTGTTTATAACCGAGTAGATCATACAAAGCAAACAATAGAAGCATTAAAAAAAAATAGATTAGCAGAAGAAAGTGAATTGTTTATATTTTCAGATGCTCCTAAAAATGAAAAATCAATGGAAGCAGTAAAGGAAGTTAGAGAATATATAAAAACAATAAATGGCTTTAAAAATATTGTAATAAAAAAAGCATCGAAAAATAAAGGTTTAGCAAATTCAGTAGTTGCAGGTGTAAGTGAAATAGTAAATAAGTATGAAAAAGTAATTGTTTTAGAAGATGATTTGATCACAAGTCCCTATTTTTTAGAATATATGAATAATGCATTAAAAATTTATAAAAATCAAGATGATATATTCGTGATTTCTGGTTATTCAAATATAAGCGTTCCAAAAGAATATAAAAATGAAGTATATTTAGCACATATTAGTACATCGTGGGGATGGGCAATATGGAAAGATCGATGGTTTAGTATAGTTTGGGAACAAAATTTTTATCGTGAAATATTAGAGAACAAAGCAAAAATTAAGAAGTATGAAAAGTTAATTGGAAATTCTAGAACATCAATATTAAAAGCACAACTAAAAAATAAAGTGGATTCTTGGGCTATAAAAAAACTTTATTCACAATTAGAGCAAGGTAAAATGACGCTATTTCCTGTAAAAACAATGGTAAGAAATATTGGAATGGACGGTTCTGGAGTTCATTGTGGGATAAATAAAGAGTTTGATAAAGAAAGTGAATTAAATTATAAATTTGTAAAATTAAATAAAGAAATTAAATTAGAGAGAAGGATAGAAAAAATAATATACGAAAAAAATAATATTACTTTTATAAAAAAAGTTTTAAGAAAGGTGAAAAGCAAATTATGGTGGAAATAA